From Marinobacterium sp. LSUCC0821, a single genomic window includes:
- a CDS encoding M18 family aminopeptidase — MDLQNFNQQLIDFIADSPTPFHAVESIKSRLDAAGFSELLESDSWSVKAGEGYYLVRNQSSIIAWRQPESFDAGIRMVGAHTDSPCLRVKPTPELYRFNYQQLGVEVYGGALLNPWFDRDLSLAGRVTCKTAAGDLVNKLIDFKDPIAVIPSLAIHMDREANDSRTVNKQLHLPVLMGQGEDKMDFRGLLKAQLQKQGVEVAQVLDYELSFYDTQRPAYIGLNQEFLASARLDNLLSCYISLQALIAADKGQAQMLICTDHEEVGSASACGAQGPILSQWLERLVPDNELRNRLITQSVMISADNAHGIHPNYADRHDENHGPLLNKGPVIKINSNQRYATNSETSSLFRDIAQEESVPVQAFVVRSDLGCGSTIGPITASEVGVRTVDIGVPQFAMHSIREIAGSEDAHYLFRILKRFYVRAKV, encoded by the coding sequence ATGGATCTTCAAAATTTTAATCAGCAGTTGATCGATTTTATCGCTGATAGCCCAACCCCGTTTCATGCAGTTGAGAGTATTAAATCTCGCCTTGATGCTGCCGGTTTTAGTGAGCTTCTTGAGAGTGACTCTTGGAGTGTAAAGGCAGGTGAAGGTTACTACCTTGTCCGTAACCAGTCATCGATCATCGCTTGGCGTCAGCCTGAATCCTTTGATGCCGGTATCCGCATGGTGGGTGCGCACACTGATTCTCCTTGTTTGCGCGTAAAACCGACTCCAGAACTGTACCGCTTCAACTATCAGCAGTTAGGTGTTGAGGTATATGGCGGTGCGCTACTCAATCCATGGTTCGATCGTGATCTATCACTAGCTGGTCGTGTTACCTGTAAAACTGCGGCTGGTGATTTGGTCAACAAGTTGATCGACTTTAAAGATCCAATTGCTGTGATTCCAAGTCTTGCTATTCATATGGATCGTGAAGCGAATGATTCACGTACTGTGAACAAACAGCTGCATCTGCCGGTTCTTATGGGGCAGGGTGAGGATAAGATGGATTTCCGTGGACTACTAAAAGCACAACTGCAGAAGCAGGGTGTTGAGGTAGCACAGGTGCTCGATTACGAACTCTCTTTTTATGATACCCAGCGTCCGGCTTACATAGGTTTGAACCAAGAGTTTCTTGCATCGGCACGATTAGATAACCTACTGAGCTGCTATATCAGTCTACAAGCTTTAATTGCGGCTGATAAAGGCCAGGCCCAGATGTTGATCTGTACTGACCATGAAGAGGTTGGGAGTGCTAGTGCTTGTGGTGCACAAGGGCCTATTTTATCCCAGTGGTTGGAGCGTCTAGTACCAGACAATGAACTACGTAATCGCTTGATTACACAGTCTGTGATGATCTCTGCTGATAACGCACACGGTATTCACCCTAACTATGCAGATCGTCATGACGAGAACCATGGGCCATTACTCAATAAAGGGCCTGTGATTAAGATAAACTCTAATCAGCGCTATGCAACCAACAGCGAAACCTCTTCGCTATTTCGTGATATTGCGCAGGAAGAGTCTGTTCCAGTTCAAGCATTTGTTGTGCGATCTGACCTGGGCTGCGGAAGTACGATTGGGCCGATCACTGCATCTGAAGTGGGTGTACGCACTGTTGATATTGGTGTTCCCCAGTTTGCAATGCACTCAATCCGTGAAATAGCAGGCAGTGAAGATGCTCACTATCTGTTCCGCATTC